The region CCCCGCGGCGCCCGCCGACTCCAGCACCGCGAGGTCACCGTGAATCGTCCCGTGGCGGTCTCGGCGCGGAGTGTCCTCGCGGCACGACAGGAGCACCGGCGCATCTCGGTGCGGACGCGGCGCGCCCAAGGCGTCAGCTTCCTGGTCCACGTCCTCGTGCTCACCTGGCTGGCGCTCCGGCCCATCGCTTTCCCCGAGGCCCCGACGCTCACCGAGATCTCGCTGCTCGACCCGGAGAGCTTGCGGCCCGAGCCGCCACCACCCCCACCACCACCGCCGCCGCCTGAACCGGCTCCCGTCGAGCCACCCAAGCCGCCGCCACCGCCGGCACCCGAGCCGGTGGCGCCGAAACCGGTGACACCACCGCCGGCGCCGCCGCGTCCTGCTCCGGCTCCTACCAAGAGTGCTCCGGCACCACCGCGTGGTACGCCGCAGGGGCGCCCGCAAGGCGGTGGCGCCGAGCGCCCCGCAGGACAACCGGAGCCGGTGGCGGGCAACCGCGGGCGCGAAGCCGGCGCTCGCGTCGCTCAGAACCTGCAGTCCACCACGGCGAACGTCGACAAGCTGCTCTCCTCGTTGCAAGGAACGGTGCCCGTCGCCGCCGGTCCCGGAAATGGTGGCG is a window of Candidatus Krumholzibacteriia bacterium DNA encoding:
- a CDS encoding AgmX/PglI C-terminal domain-containing protein; its protein translation is MNRPVAVSARSVLAARQEHRRISVRTRRAQGVSFLVHVLVLTWLALRPIAFPEAPTLTEISLLDPESLRPEPPPPPPPPPPPEPAPVEPPKPPPPPAPEPVAPKPVTPPPAPPRPAPAPTKSAPAPPRGTPQGRPQGGGAERPAGQPEPVAGNRGREAGARVAQNLQSTTANVDKLLSSLQGTVPVAAGPGNGGGRGKEAVGALRAGLEGGRGTEALAGIDNLLQGTGAGRGGGAARGVQRAGVDVVDQGVRSDGDGAAASGRDSRSLMAVVERYKSGIKFCYDNALKKAPQLQGKITLQMDIEADGSVRGLVVQQDGVGDGAMQRCICTQIGSWRFPAIEAGTVRFTLPLVFTPPNA